The Herpetosiphonaceae bacterium genome window below encodes:
- the rplI gene encoding 50S ribosomal protein L9 — protein MKVVLIQDVPNLGKAGEIKDVADGYGRNYLLPKGYAALATKGLIKQAQERAEAQKKRDQKMRSESEQLAQRINGQTLRFKVRVGELDRLYGSITNVDIAEKVQQQLGIDIDRRKIDLGDPIKRAGVYSVPVRLTGSIEARLNVVVEGEGGEGGEAAQPAAETATVDETSAE, from the coding sequence ATGAAAGTTGTTTTGATACAAGATGTGCCGAATCTCGGTAAAGCTGGCGAGATCAAAGACGTTGCCGACGGCTATGGACGCAATTATTTGCTGCCCAAAGGCTACGCCGCGCTGGCAACCAAAGGCTTGATCAAACAGGCTCAGGAGCGTGCCGAGGCCCAGAAGAAGCGCGACCAGAAGATGCGCTCCGAGTCTGAGCAGTTGGCTCAGCGCATCAACGGCCAGACCTTGCGCTTCAAGGTGCGCGTCGGCGAGCTTGATCGGCTCTATGGCTCGATCACCAACGTCGATATCGCCGAGAAAGTTCAGCAGCAGCTTGGTATCGACATCGACCGCCGCAAGATCGATCTGGGCGATCCGATCAAGCGCGCAGGCGTCTACTCGGTGCCCGTGCGTCTTACCGGCAGCATCGAAGCGCGGCTCAATGTCGTGGTCGAAGGCGAAGGCGGCGAGGGCGGCGAGGCCGCGCAGCCAGCCGCAGAGACGGCTACCGTCGACGAAACCAGCGCCGAATAA